Part of the Oikeobacillus pervagus genome is shown below.
GTCTTTTACAAGATCCTTCCCATAGGAAATATATTTCTTTGGAATGGTCGCATCGGGGTCAACGGGTTCGGAAAACTGATTGAAAGAGCCACTAAATGTACCAGTTCCGGCAAAATCATCTACACCTTGTTGATATTTATGTGATAATAAAAACGGTCGTTCCAATCTAACCGTTACCCCCGGCGAATCTAATTGACCATCAACAACTGAAAAGGGAACTCGCAAAAAATGGTACCCTAATTCATCATCTATTTTATAATCAAAATAGCCATGATCATAGTCCCAGTTCCCGCCAATGGAATACCCTTGTGGCTTTAATAATTGTTCGAGTTTATATAAATTATGGTGCTGGCCTTCAATGGTAGATGAAATCTCATACATGTTTTTCCCTAAGCCTCCTTTTTATTTTTTAAGAAGCGATTGCCTCTATTATTTATTCTTTCTCAAAAACATTAAAAAAACTCCGCATTATTCACGGAGTTTTTTTAATTGCTGTAACCTTTGTTCAAGTTCTGTCTTTTTCTCTTCAAACCCTGGTTTTCCTAAAAGTGCAAACATATTGGTTTTATAAGCTTCGACACCTGGTTGGTCAAATGGATTGACTCCCATTAAATATCCACTCATCGCACATGCCTTTTCAAAAAAATAAACAAGATAACCGAATGTGTATTCATCCATTGCGGGCAAATGAATCACAAGGGCTGGTACCCCCCCATCGATATGGGCAAGCATCGCACCTTCTAGAGCCATTTGATTTATATAATCAATATTTTTCCCAGCTAAATAATTCAAATTATCTAAATTCTCATCATCCTCTTCAATTATTAAAGGATGTCTAGAACTTTCTACTTTCAGGATCGTTTCAAATAAATCTCTCCGTCCTTCTTGAATATATTGCCCAATTGCATGAAGATCGGTTGTATAATTGGCTGATGCCGGGAAAATCCCTTTTAGGTCCTTTCCTTCACTTTCGCCAAATAATTGCTTCCACCATTCAGCAAATGACTGTAAATTCGGTTCGCAATTCGTCAGCATTTCAATGGTCTTTCCCTTATTGTATAAAATATTGCGAATAGCCGCATATTGATAGGCATGATTGTCCTCTACTTCAGAATGACTGAAATCTTGCTGGGCTTGGCTGGCACCTTCCATGATTTTTTCTATATTTGACCCACTCACAGCGATAGGTAATAGCCCCACAGCAGTTAAGACAGAATATCTTCCGCCAATTTGATCAGGAATCACGAAAGTTTCATACCCTTCCTTATCTGCCAGAAGCTTTAGCGCCCCTTTTTTTTGATCAGTGGTTGCGTAAATTCTCTTTCTTGCCCCGGTTACGCCATACTTATCTTCCAATACTTTTTTAAATAAACGAAATGCGATCGCAGGTTCAGTAGTCGTTCCTGATTTCGAAATGACATTGATGGAGAAATCCTTTCCTTCAAGGAGATCGATGACATTTTTCATATAAGTCGCACTCATATTTTGTCCAATAAAAAAGATCTGTGGTGTCTGTCGGTGTTTGTCCGAAAGCATATTATAAAAACTGTGATGTAACATTTCGATGGCTGCTCGAGCTCCTAAGTAGGATCCCCCAATGCCAATCACTAGTAACACATCAGAATCGGCTGAAATTTTTTGGGCTGTTTGTTGAATTCGCTGAAATTCCTTCCGATCGTATTGGGTTGGCCATTCGATCCAACCTGTAAATTCATTTCCCACCCCTGTTTTTTCATGTAATGAGTGATGGGCTACTTTCACTGCGTCCCTTAAATAATATATTTCATGCTCCTTCACAATAGGAAACGCTTTCGAAAAATCGAATTGAATATGAGTCATCATCCGTCCTCCGTCTGGAACATTTTTCTTTTTTTACTGTATCAAATGGTTATTTGATAATCAAGCGTATCAATAGGAAAATGGCCATAGCCTATGGAAATGGGCGGAGTACTTAGGGCTTTTTACCTATTATTATCATTTCCTGAGAATTTCCAATATTTATCGGTTGTTGAAGGGAATATTTATAAAAAGAGGCGGAAAAAATAAACTCGACTATAAAAGAAGGAGGTACCATGATCATATGAATACATTACAAAGAATTGCTCTCATTCTTACTATTATCGGGG
Proteins encoded:
- a CDS encoding glucose-6-phosphate isomerase, whose amino-acid sequence is MMTHIQFDFSKAFPIVKEHEIYYLRDAVKVAHHSLHEKTGVGNEFTGWIEWPTQYDRKEFQRIQQTAQKISADSDVLLVIGIGGSYLGARAAIEMLHHSFYNMLSDKHRQTPQIFFIGQNMSATYMKNVIDLLEGKDFSINVISKSGTTTEPAIAFRLFKKVLEDKYGVTGARKRIYATTDQKKGALKLLADKEGYETFVIPDQIGGRYSVLTAVGLLPIAVSGSNIEKIMEGASQAQQDFSHSEVEDNHAYQYAAIRNILYNKGKTIEMLTNCEPNLQSFAEWWKQLFGESEGKDLKGIFPASANYTTDLHAIGQYIQEGRRDLFETILKVESSRHPLIIEEDDENLDNLNYLAGKNIDYINQMALEGAMLAHIDGGVPALVIHLPAMDEYTFGYLVYFFEKACAMSGYLMGVNPFDQPGVEAYKTNMFALLGKPGFEEKKTELEQRLQQLKKLRE
- a CDS encoding YugN-like family protein, coding for MYEISSTIEGQHHNLYKLEQLLKPQGYSIGGNWDYDHGYFDYKIDDELGYHFLRVPFSVVDGQLDSPGVTVRLERPFLLSHKYQQGVDDFAGTGTFSGSFNQFSEPVDPDATIPKKYISYGKDLVKDLEEMLQD